The genomic segment CCTTTCCTGACTCATCCTCTGCCCGAGCCACCACTATATCATCCCTGTCCCTGACGGGGCAGGGTGGCTGTGGGTGTGGCCCGTGCCTTTCCTTGTTTCTTAAAATAGGGATGGAAACTTGAAATATCTGGTAATAGATGGTGGCTGTCATCTATCAGTATGAAAGTTTGTTGTCCTCTTCACCAAGCTATCTAAAGCATTCGCAGGCACTCTGCTTCGAGCTATAGGTCTAGAGAGAAGACGGACTGCTGCTTGTTGGCTTTCCATCCAGCTATTTAGACATCAGAAAAAAGATTGGTCTGTCCTCGAGCCAGTGCcgtttttattatattgtatcTCCCTAATCAATATGTCAAAGTGAGTCTTTTTACCAATGATAATTTCATATGCCCAAGCCAAGTCTTTGACTCAGCTGCGAtctacatttaatttcttccaATTATCACTCCTTGAATCACTCCAGTCACATTAAACTATATCATCCCTCATACACAATCCAGTTTCTATTTCAATATCCCTCAAGTGCATTTTTAAGTAATGCAGGTTTCAGGTACTGGAGTCAAACATTTCCctttcagattttaaaactcgatgcactgatgtttttttttaatgagtctTTTAGATGATTTAATTCCTTGTTTCTTAGTTCTTCGTATTACAGAATGTGCtccatttgttttgaaatttcttttgTGGTTGCTTTCACTCTCATGTCTTGCTTCCAAAGGGATCTTAATCTCAATGAGACTCCCTGATtgaataaagattaaaaaattgCAGCCTTCCACAGAAACTCATGTGAAATAGAATGTATTTATCTGTTAGGTCATTTGCGTAACATGAAAGGCCTGTTAATATATGTCTATGACAAGTTTAAACAAGGAATGTTTCTTTGTATGgtattatattttctttcagtcaagTGTGCTTTcatgacatattttaaacaaaaaattaaaagtagGGCTAAACTTCAGCTATAAACCCCGAAATAATCTTTTGAGATTGAAAGacatctgcagcagaaaaatcaaaaaaacaaaatcaaactttaATAACTCACGAGTTATTAAAAGAgctgacagtttattttccatGACTGTCGTTGCTTTATGGGCgcacagaataaaaacatgtatttcaTGTGTTGTTATCACCACCTGAAATGCACAATAACCAACTTTACATCATTtgcagggcaaaaaaaaaaaaactgtcttgaTTTACCactcccagtgtgtgtgtgtgtgtgtgtgtgtctcgtaGTAAAAGCTCAGCCTGAGAACTTATTTGCCCCCGAAGAAAGTGTGTTTTGTAAGATCTGCAGTGATAAATGTAGATACTGAAGAGGAGTATTACCTGCCCACATGATGAGCACCACTACAATGATGATGAGTTCTCCAGCCCTCAGCTGGGCGGCCTGACCAAACTCCTCCATTGTCACCTCGTCTGTAGAgaaataccacacacacacacacacacagagtcaacaAAGTGCCACAGAGGACACAACGATTCATTGTCCCAGAGAGCAAATGTGAAACTGCCTTCATTCCTGAAGTCTGCAGGGGAAGATAAAGGAATCGAACAAGGCGACAGGAGAGCAGCGAGGCCGTCGGGTGTAAATTCAGCACTCTGGTCAGTGGAATTAAAGTTAAGTGAGCGCAGAGgtccacagagacacagagagctgGATCCTTGCCCTCCTTCACTCACTGTGTTTGTCTGACAGTACTCTGGCAGCTGTGGCATAGCATCAATCAGAGGGTTAAAGATGTGAACACAGTCCACTACAACCTCTGACGCTCTGTTACCAGCAACAGGCCCTCAAGTTAACCCTGTTTTCCCGTCCTTCCCCAGCCTCAGCTGCTTCCCATTTTACTTCTGATTGCGTATTGTGCATTATTACGTATTAAATGCAATTAATATTCTCAGCTCAAGCATTGAACACATACTGGGTCGCCTGTGAAAGTGCAAGATCATTTAAAATAGCAAACGTTAAGttgccagttttgttttgtcgtGTGATCAGTTACATGCAGATGTGAACTTCAGTAAGGGTTGAGTTTTCCCAAAGTGTGCACTCCTCAGGACACTGTTTTATTGTCGGAGTCTGAATGAATCAATTGCGATGCTGTTTTTCAGATCTAACTTGGTctcctgttgccatggtgatccTTCTGGGCTGAAGCTGAGGCCTCAAGCTTGACAGCGGCGATCTTACACCTTAATAAATTAGTAATAGCAGATTACGTCTCTGTTGTAAAATTAGAGCGCAGATTCTTTTTTTGACACATTTGGAGTACGACACTGAGTGTTTCTCTGGGTGAGGGCTACATACTGACCCTTCACTAAGAAGGTAGATACTTACTTTGCAACCGTATGTACATGCAGCATGCACGTTACAAGTTGTGTTTAttatcttttaattttaattttaatttaattttaattaaattttactCCTAATAAAAAGATAACATCCCACAAGATAACATTGAAAGGTCCTCTGCAGTTTCCCAGGATTAAAGATgtcaccttccaaagacatttCCCTTTACTCTAATTCTGCTaccagaaaatattttgtatttttggtgGAAACCGAAAAATAAGCTATCAAAACCCAACCAAATATTTCTCAACAAAATGATAAGCTTTGCACTTTATATCTCACTGAGTGCGTTTACTGACTAAAATCTTGACAATCTCTTGTGTGACAGTCATTACCTGCAGCAACCGATTGGAAAGAACATATAGGACACCTTAATGTGAAATGCAGGTATGCATTGCGGTTCCCAAACACTGCTTTGCCTTTAGTTAACTTTATGACCTTTGAACTATCTGGTGGAGAatcaaaatgctgaaataaaaatacaccaaaCTGCATTCAACTGCCAGGCATAGCAACTCGTAAAACAGGCCGCAAGTTATTCCTTCATAAAAGTCAGATACAGTTGCTACATGGTTACCGTacatggaaaaacaaagtgGCTTGAATCAGGTTTCAATCAAATCATATATATTCTCAGACTGAAACGATGAATTAAAGGCTAAAAGTGTTCCTACAGCAAGGAGACTCTTGAATGGTTTACTGCCGTGAAAGTTTGATTTATGAAAGTGCAGATTGTGCATCTCTCTGTAAAATCTAATAACCGATCTCAAGTCTTACACCTCAACACGTGACAAAACTCCAGAGAAGTCTTTTGCCAAAGTTGGGAAGCAAGatgaacagacaaacagatggacagaaacacGGGCAAGGacgtgtgttgtgtgtgtgtgtgtgtgttgcgttGCACTCCGCCCGTGGATATGAAACAGTGTCAGGCTGAGTAATACCCGCTTAGGAGGGGAGGAGGGCAGTAATGGCTGAGAGATTTAATCAGGACACCTAATGAATGCttccacaaaacacacacacacacacacacacacacacacacacacacaatttgcaCCCGGGGAACTTCCATCAAAGTCAAAGGCAAACCAAAAGAGTCAGCCCCCTCAACATCAAGACAAACTGTGCCGCTAAACACCTAAGTCATATGACCTCGCACACACTCCGAAATTTCAAGTCTAATAACAAAGATTTAACATCAACTTAGCAATTTCAGGTTTCCTTCCAGTAATTTGACCTTTTTCAGAGTTTTCGTGAAACAAATGTCTTCAGCACCAAGAAAATGATCGATGCGTGCGTCTGCGTGCTTGCGAACAGGATGTCGGCTTATGTGTGGCTCTGCTTCAATGTTTTACAGTCCAAAGTAGCATGAGGCTAATCTAGAGCAAAGCATTACTCCTCTTTTTTGAGATCAGCGAGTTTTCATAACAAATCAAACGTGTGCCCAATGCTGGTGTCCAATCTATTTCTTGACTGAcgtttgatttgtgtttgatttgtgaaaGTGGAGTGGCATCTGTCTGACTAGAAATAGGGTACATAAACCAGAGAGATCTCATTCATACAGCTATGTTGGCTTATGCAAGTGGCTAACTACGCACCGGGTAAAGAAGATGTGTGCATCAGATTATCTCAGTGCAGACAAGTGTTTTAGCTGCTTATTGAAAGGGACCATGGACGTTTCCACCTCAAAGCGAGCTGTagcattaaaatgcagaatttaACTCAAAAGCATTAACGCTATCCATGTTGCCTTCACGCTGCTAGATGTGACCAATGAGAGCCCATCAGGAAGTGAATATGGATGGCTATGTCATTGTTTCAAAAGCCAATGTGGATGCTGGGCGTGAACATTGCAAAAGATAGGTTTATCGACACCAAAATGCAATGGTGTGCATGTAGCCGAAACTGGCAGCTATAACTTTATCAATTCCTACAGAAAAACTCAGAGTCGGCCAGAAAGGATGAGCCTGCTTATCTGTCTGAGGCCAAGGACCCGCATTGTTTCAGCAATAAACTGCAAGCATGCTGTGCAAGAAAGGAAATACTGACAGGCGCAGAATGAGAAATGCTCTGTTATTAATGAGAAGCGGTTTTTAAGATGTGCTTTCCTTGACTGCATATCCGGCTCGGATACTTCTCCCCGCTTTACAGAGACTACAGCAAGCTCCCACATGAAGCAGCTTCCAGGGAATACACCGCTCCCTAATATCCCCACTCCCCTCTCTTATCAACTTGCTGCTGATGAGTGTTTAGCGTTTGCTGCGTCCctgtgaagcagctgctctTGGCGCCGTAACTGGGTCGGACGTGATAAAATTGGAAGGACTGCCAGCCGCTCCAGATAACAGCATCCTCTGCATTTGAGAAGGAGTACAATAAGTGGCAAGGCAGGTGGGCCTCAGAAAGATGGGAgcttcttgtgttttatttgtattaaacGATGAAATAACCCCTTTCGTCGGCGTGATAAAGAATAAACAAAGTATTACTCTGCTGTTCGGTTGCTGATGATCAGAAGCTGCTTTTTAAAGTCCCCGTATGCCTGTGCCTGCGTGCGCAGATGTATGCGTGTGCATTTGATTGTGTGTCtcagcatgagaaaaaaatagatgtTTGTTTGCTCTCTCAGAGCTCCCGTGTTCATGCACGAGtgcttgtgtgcttttgttcttACAGCTGTGTGCTTTTGCATATCATGAATTTTAATAATCCACCTGTGAAAgtttgcagaaataaaaacccagttttgtgactttttttttttttttttttttttttgctgcacaatGCCTGAAAAATAACACGCGACTTGATCACAGTGGTTGGCATTAGGCGGTTCAGAGTGAGGAGAGAAATGGGGATAACAGTCAGGCTTACGGTCAGATCCTTCAGCTGTTCACCCTTCACaataaattttaaaatcaaatttaaataaaactccAAAGTTTGACTTATCTTCCCTCACCTGGACTCTTGGACGCCATCTTCTCTGACTCTTTGGGCGTTCTGAAGAGAATGGGTTGACTCGGGGGGCTGCTGCCTCCCATGCTAATGCTCTGAACGTGGACGATGTACTCGGTGTCTTCATCCAGATCCCACAGAGCACAGGAGCGCGTGGTGGTGTTCACCTCCTGGATGAACCTCAGCATGCGTACATCCTTCTTCTGCAGACCAGTTGGGGAGGAACAGAGGAGATGGGGTTTGTGTCATGTGATGCTTCACCGAGCCCTGTGGGTAGATTCTTTGTATTTTGGCAGCAGTTCAGCGGAGAAATCACAGGTCAGGGTTAAACTGATGCATTGGATCACTGTCTGATATGTTTAAACCATAGATCCGGGTGAGTTCAGAACCCCTGACCACGCCTTTGGCataaaaacaatgtcaaaagaaaaacaatattggCAATAAAAGCTCTTTAAAGTCATGGCTTCAGCTTCAGGTAAAACAAAAGAGCTTCCTACTTGCTAACTGAAATGTTGGCTGCATGTTTTATCAAATGGAGATTTTCCTGCTGATTATCCCTCATGTGAGACTCCCCCCCCTCCGGTTTAGCTCCTACACGTCTCCTTTGGTCtgcaaaaagcagaaataagTCCTcataggtgtttttttttttcttttcttttcccagaaACGTAATTAAGCTTGAAGAAACAGCGTGAATCTCTGACCATGTACGCTCTGCTTGAGATGTACACTATTATCCAGTAATGACTTTTTGCTCACGTCAATTGGCTTCCTGTTAGATCAGGAGTAAGTCTTCGCCTTATTTACCAGGCTGCTGAAGCTGGGAATTTCTTAAGCTATTGAAACTGCTCACAGACAAAATGTACATTCGAGAAGCATGTGAGAGTGTTTCTGCAGATGGACAGACCCATTTTGATGGAAAAACTGAGCTTTaataacaaatgacaaaaaatactGATGGTGCATTCATATAATGGAGGTTACTACTATTGTCTTTACACATGCACTCGACAAGCACTTCATTAGGAACACCAGAGTAACAGTCGGCAAAATAACCTTGGATTTGCAGATCTGTCAGCAGCACTTTTATGCTTCCTGTCTGTGTAAAGTTTCGGGACTGTTTTTACACTCAGGCCAATTGGTATTGTCATATCAGCTTTTTGTTATAGCCGCAGCCCTGTTATGAAGAATGTAGTTTTCTTGGACCTTTTTAGCAGATTTATGGATATTTATTCACTATGTATATAAAGCATGACCTCATTCCCGGGAACAGTGATCCACACTGAATCTTAAACAACGTGTTAAGGTTATACTGAGTAATTGCTCTTAGAGGGAGGGAGATTTCTGATGTGAATTACAGCATTCAAGTGCtcagcatttttaaaatacCTTAATGCCTCTATGAGCGGTGGGCCAAGCCACTGCGACTGCAGCAGCTTTAAACCCTGTGAGTAAGGTGAGCCAATCAGCATGCCAAACTTCATCAACTGCTGTTTTTAGATTCACCATCAGGCATCCGTCCTTTTCACCTCATGCGGTTCCTTTGCCTCATATCTCGCTCCCCGCCGCTTGAGGAACCGACGAGCTGAATTGTGTCCAAGCTGCACGCAGTCGTGCGAAGGACACGGCGCACACAGACATACCTGTTGAGAGATGGCGAATCCGATGACGGGGTCCCCCTCCAAGATTTCCCACGTGACCACGGCGGAGTTGACTTTAAGCTCTTTGATGGTCACATTGAGTGGAGCTGACAGCAGggtgtctgacacacacatgcatcgtGGCCACAGGAAACAAATAACAAGAGATGGATCATGAATACTTTTGTCTTTGAGCCTTATAATATACACAAAAGACGCTCCTGCCTGGCCCTGAACACACATCTCACCCAatccatcactctctctctctctctttgaacTTTCATCTCCTCTCACCCCACCTTCCCTAAGATCTCCCCTTGTCCTCCCACAAATTAATCTTCCCTTTTTTATGAAAGCGGGGCCTAATTAACCACACGGCTCCCTTGGTGTTTCCCTTGAAAAGACGCTGTCCCTCATCTGTCTTTGTCGTGATGTTTCTCTCTcgttcacaaacacacatacacacacacacaaatgcaagcatttttctcacctttacctttttctctgtgttctcaCTCCTGCCTGACGCCCACATCTCATTAATGTATGACTCAAGAGGATATATTTCCTCTGCCATAGAGACAATTGATGTTTATGCTTGGGATAAAAATCTTCATATTTGTTTGTCAGGAGATTCACTATGATGGATTAAATTATGGCTTTCCTTACATTTTGTCTCTCATTACCTGTTGAGGGAGCACAGtgctggggggaaaaaaaaaatcacaacaaactAATTGGCAGGTTTctggatgtgtgcgtgtgtgtttgtgtgtgtgcatacaagCAGATGTGCTTGTTCTTGAACAATGTCAAGGCCCGACGCTGTTTTTGCAAGTTCGGCTCAAAGGAAAACTAGACCTCACTCGAGGACCTTGACATGTCCAAtgcacattttatatattttacactACAAGCCCAGTTATCTTCTGACACAACTATGAAATAATATGTATAATTAGCTTTTTTAGTAACTGATAAAATTTAGCGCAACAATAACacagacagtgaaaaaagaagGCAGCCATATGTCTGATCTTGAACTTTggcttttcagctttttctgtttcacttgATACACTAAAAGATGGTGTCAATTTTTTTAAGCTGCAATTTCCAGAACTTCATCCGCAATTTTCCACCTGAactattaaattcaaatccCCCGCTCCTGGGCATTATCTCGAAGAAGATTTTGGTGTCATTACAGCGCAGCTTGAGAATTGAATTCATtttgcacaaagaaaaataacctGCACAGTGCAAGTTGAATGACAGATGTTCATAAGATATGAATTTGAACTTTCTCATTGCTTTCATTTGAATGGTAGCAAATTCTGAAGAAGAAAGGATGACTCTATAGGTTTGATAGCTCTAGCTACAAGCTTGCTAGCATCATCTTACGCTTACTACCATGGATGAAGCAAGTGTAGCTGCAAAATGTTGGATTATTAAGTGATCTCTTTGTGATGCCCCTTCCTTTTTATCTGGAAGAGGAAACTTGTGCTATGAGTCATTTCAAAAGTTACAAAGTGGCGCCTTAAGACTGCCCTTCTGCACATCCTCCAGCTGCAGCCTTTAAAAGTCTCGAATGAGTGTGTTTGATACAATTGCAGAACAGTGctcttctttcccctctgtTTACATGTCAGATCACCAGCAGAGATCGCAGTCTGTCACTTACAGCAAATTAGATTGTCACATTGTCTCACATCTCTGCAAATATTGAACTTCCAGCCTGAGACTTGCTCAGAGAGTCAAAAGATGGTGTtggagaaggaagagaagagtctttttccctctctgttggCTCAATGCAAACACAATCAcgagagcacagcagagagaactGAAGCATGAACATGGAGCTGgtgaaaatattattatttttacttattttggTGAGCAGCACGCTCCCAAAGGCtcggtgtgtgtttgctgatgcCGAGCTTGTGCGTGGTTGTTTGTccaagtgcgtgtgtgtgtgtgtgtgtgtgtgtgatacatgACTATGACTCCCCGTTTGACTAGCTGCTTTCCCACTGTTTATCTTCCAGCACTTACACACAAGCagactcacatgcacacaaacaacacaatagCAGAGAGGGATCCCCATTTATTCTTAAGCTGTTTGCTGCCAAAAAATGCCAAAAGCTGGCTGCAGGATCATGAAATTCCCTCTTAACATTACATTCATCTCCAGCCTCAGGAAGCCAAATACCAAATCGTGGGGAGGCTTAGATAAATCCCACATGATCATATCACCAGGATTTGGGCTTTTCAGTGGACTATCTGTCATCTCTCGGCTTATCATCCAGATCCAATGTACCGCTGTAAGATCCTGCACCTGAGATGAATATTCCTCTGAAACATAAGCTGCTGGAGGTTAAAAATATGCCATATCATAAAAGATAGATGAAGTACTACATCCCACAAGCATGATATATGATAATTAAGCTGCATTGAATGGGGAGATTTGAATCGGggaaaaaactgatttttgtttAATCTCATTTCATATCCCTTCAGGACAGTGATGGATGTCAAAGCTTCAGTTTTAAGACAGGACGGTTAAGGCTTTAAGGCACTTCAGGGCTGCAACTAAAGATTATTTTCAATATCGCTTCATCTATTTATcagtaaagaaatgtcagtaaatatatttatatttttagaaaGCTCCTCAAAGACCAACGTGGCATGTCCAAGtatttaaact from the Echeneis naucrates chromosome 11, fEcheNa1.1, whole genome shotgun sequence genome contains:
- the fndc5b gene encoding fibronectin type III domain-containing protein 5b, giving the protein MAKPGLSAAAVLLLLPGFLSVSSVNADTLLSAPLNVTIKELKVNSAVVTWEILEGDPVIGFAISQQKKDVRMLRFIQEVNTTTRSCALWDLDEDTEYIVHVQSISMGGSSPPSQPILFRTPKESEKMASKSPDEVTMEEFGQAAQLRAGELIIIVVVLIMWAGVIALFCRQYDIIKDNEPNNNKDKAKNSSECSTPEHPQGGLLRTNV